A genomic region of Streptosporangium lutulentum contains the following coding sequences:
- a CDS encoding CGNR zinc finger domain-containing protein: MPAAGTSRSPAPPAADLVLAFANTHAGGRGEQLKDRDALRDWLKAAGYPDEAATDADAAAAREFRDALQLLMLAHSGEEAASREHVARAEAHLSRVADGAPLCVVVTATGTTLVPVRHGVWGAFGAVLAGVAELDRAGMWRRVKACRNEICHEGFFDRSRNASAVYHGPGCASMVSMRAYRQRKKDAL, from the coding sequence ATGCCGGCAGCGGGCACGTCACGTTCCCCGGCCCCGCCGGCGGCAGACCTCGTTCTGGCGTTCGCGAACACGCACGCCGGCGGTCGCGGCGAACAGCTCAAGGACCGCGACGCGCTGCGCGACTGGCTGAAGGCCGCCGGATACCCGGACGAGGCCGCGACCGACGCGGACGCCGCGGCGGCGCGGGAGTTCCGGGACGCCCTGCAGCTGCTGATGCTGGCGCACTCCGGAGAGGAGGCCGCGTCGCGGGAGCACGTCGCGCGCGCCGAAGCCCACCTCTCCCGCGTCGCGGACGGTGCGCCCCTGTGCGTCGTCGTCACCGCGACGGGGACCACGCTGGTGCCCGTCCGGCACGGTGTGTGGGGTGCGTTCGGCGCCGTGCTCGCCGGAGTCGCGGAACTGGACCGCGCCGGGATGTGGCGGCGCGTCAAAGCGTGCCGCAACGAGATCTGCCACGAAGGGTTCTTCGACCGCTCCCGGAACGCCTCGGCCGTGTACCACGGGCCCGGATGCGCGTCGATGGTCTCCATGCGCGCCTACCGGCAGCGCAAGAAGGACGCGCTGTGA
- a CDS encoding SMI1/KNR4 family protein → MSEELSRWYRGRMVFGPFPPFEAEEAEILEREIGASLPAAYRRFLEAAGGSHLEYAIDIPAGEPDSETLGFNELYRLGRGEDGDYGYGTLLGEYRGGSSGWLAAEVPLDGLLPIARNGGGDTLFLDLSPAAHGHVHAFVHGLPGWAGPRGQGLLTKIADSFDAYLDNLLIDPDMAELTWGDVAGDDPAAPWRRTVEAWLDTGLPGWRDEPWANDRPRLPG, encoded by the coding sequence GTGTCTGAGGAACTGTCACGTTGGTATCGAGGCCGCATGGTGTTCGGCCCGTTCCCGCCGTTCGAGGCCGAGGAAGCCGAGATCCTTGAGCGGGAGATCGGGGCGTCCCTGCCTGCGGCCTACCGCAGGTTTCTCGAGGCCGCCGGCGGCTCTCACCTCGAGTACGCCATCGACATCCCGGCCGGTGAGCCGGACTCCGAGACCTTGGGCTTCAACGAGCTCTACCGGCTCGGCCGGGGGGAGGACGGTGACTACGGCTACGGGACGCTGCTGGGGGAGTACCGCGGCGGCTCCAGCGGGTGGCTCGCCGCCGAGGTCCCGCTCGACGGGCTGTTGCCCATCGCTCGCAACGGCGGCGGCGACACCCTGTTTCTCGACCTGAGCCCCGCTGCTCACGGCCACGTCCACGCGTTCGTCCACGGGCTCCCCGGCTGGGCCGGACCCCGCGGGCAGGGCCTTCTCACCAAGATCGCCGACTCCTTCGACGCCTACCTCGACAACCTGCTCATCGATCCTGACATGGCCGAGCTGACCTGGGGTGACGTGGCCGGCGACGACCCGGCCGCCCCCTGGAGACGCACGGTCGAGGCGTGGCTGGACACCGGTCTGCCCGGCTGGCGCGACGAACCGTGGGCCAACGACCGACCTCGGCTCCCCGGCTGA
- a CDS encoding alpha/beta fold hydrolase, translated as MTYIEYNDHPEIFEAHAFPEHIVDLGEVRMNYAVAGDPANPAILLIPGQTESWWGYEEAMRLLAETYQVYAVDLRGQGRSTWTPGRYSLDVFGGDLVRFIDRVIGRPVVVSGLSSGGVLAAWLSAYAAPGQIRAAVYEDPPLFASETTPAIGPSIRQGPVGHIFRLRHRWLGPQWSIGDEAGLQAAMAREVPEWLPAAVQSVPGGLPPAGPRQNLREYDPEWGDAFVSGRVALTCDHEAMLRQVKVPVLFTHHFHHVDPDTGNLIGASSDEQVRHVRRLVEGTGNSFTYREFPDMPHSMHGHDPATFVATVVEWLAGL; from the coding sequence GTGACCTACATCGAGTACAACGACCACCCCGAGATCTTCGAGGCGCACGCCTTCCCCGAGCACATCGTGGACCTCGGCGAGGTCCGGATGAACTACGCCGTGGCCGGGGATCCCGCGAACCCCGCGATCCTGCTGATCCCCGGCCAGACCGAGTCGTGGTGGGGCTACGAGGAGGCCATGCGCCTGCTTGCCGAGACCTACCAGGTCTATGCGGTCGACCTGCGCGGGCAGGGCCGGTCCACGTGGACCCCGGGCCGCTACAGCCTGGACGTCTTCGGCGGCGACCTGGTCCGGTTCATCGACCGCGTGATCGGCCGGCCGGTGGTGGTCAGCGGGCTGTCGTCCGGTGGGGTGCTCGCCGCCTGGCTGTCCGCGTACGCCGCCCCCGGCCAGATCCGCGCCGCGGTCTACGAGGACCCGCCGCTGTTCGCCTCGGAGACCACCCCCGCGATCGGCCCGTCCATCCGTCAGGGCCCCGTCGGCCATATCTTCCGGCTCCGGCACCGGTGGCTCGGCCCGCAGTGGTCGATCGGCGACGAGGCCGGTCTGCAGGCCGCCATGGCCCGCGAGGTCCCGGAGTGGCTGCCCGCGGCGGTACAGTCGGTGCCCGGGGGGCTGCCGCCCGCGGGTCCGCGGCAGAACCTGCGCGAGTACGACCCCGAGTGGGGCGACGCCTTCGTCTCCGGCCGGGTCGCCCTCACCTGTGACCACGAGGCGATGCTGCGGCAGGTCAAGGTGCCGGTGCTGTTCACCCACCATTTCCACCACGTCGACCCGGACACCGGGAACCTGATCGGCGCGAGCTCCGACGAGCAGGTCCGCCACGTCCGCCGGCTCGTCGAGGGCACCGGCAACTCGTTCACCTACCGCGAGTTCCCGGACATGCCGCACTCGATGCACGGCCACGACCCGGCCACCTTCGTCGCCACCGTCGTCGAGTGGCTCGCCGGCCTCTGA
- a CDS encoding TetR/AcrR family transcriptional regulator, with protein MSASRPERRKAQTRRKLVDAARAMLADGTAQRASIQDITEAADVGFGSFYNHFTSKDDLFVAAVADVLEEVGALLERLSRELADPAAGFAQSVRLAVRMTRTRPQVAHILVRHGLSYLDGRHGLTPRILPDITRAVAAGRFTVDNPRLAFATTVGSVLGTLQLTLVDPDFAAQPVDEQLAEQLLRMFGVAAGEARELATGPLPDLP; from the coding sequence ATGAGTGCGTCCAGACCGGAACGCCGCAAGGCACAGACCCGCCGCAAGCTCGTCGACGCGGCGCGCGCGATGCTGGCCGACGGCACGGCGCAGCGAGCGAGCATCCAGGACATCACCGAGGCCGCCGACGTGGGGTTCGGCTCGTTCTACAACCACTTCACCAGCAAGGACGACCTGTTCGTCGCGGCGGTCGCCGACGTGCTGGAGGAGGTCGGCGCGCTGTTGGAGCGGCTCAGCCGCGAGCTGGCCGACCCCGCCGCCGGGTTCGCGCAGTCGGTCCGGCTGGCCGTCCGGATGACCCGGACGCGCCCGCAGGTCGCCCACATCCTCGTGCGCCACGGACTGTCCTACCTGGACGGCCGGCACGGGCTGACCCCGCGCATCCTGCCGGACATCACCCGGGCCGTGGCGGCCGGCCGGTTCACGGTGGACAACCCCCGGCTGGCGTTCGCCACCACCGTCGGCTCGGTGCTGGGCACACTGCAGCTGACGCTCGTGGATCCCGACTTCGCCGCCCAGCCGGTGGACGAGCAGCTCGCCGAGCAGCTGCTGCGCATGTTCGGCGTCGCCGCGGGCGAGGCGCGCGAGCTGGCGACCGGGCCGCTGCCCGACCTGCCCTGA
- a CDS encoding NUDIX domain-containing protein, with protein sequence MHDPTAVPLDPYAASLARKWMAAGALIRDAVGAVLLVDPTYKPQWEVPGGSVDAGESPLAACRREVVEELGLDRPVGRVLAVDWIPSRPGWPDGLILLYDGGVLTAAEIAAIRLPADELAAWAFVDPDEVPGRVPAPLGRQIAAGLRAEADGTVAYLEDGYLAG encoded by the coding sequence ATGCATGACCCGACCGCGGTGCCGCTCGATCCGTATGCGGCGTCGCTGGCACGAAAATGGATGGCCGCGGGGGCGTTGATCCGCGACGCGGTGGGCGCGGTGCTGCTGGTCGATCCGACCTACAAACCGCAGTGGGAGGTGCCCGGAGGGTCCGTCGACGCCGGTGAGTCTCCTCTGGCGGCGTGCCGGCGTGAGGTGGTCGAAGAGCTCGGCCTGGACCGGCCGGTGGGGCGCGTGCTGGCGGTCGATTGGATACCGTCCCGGCCCGGCTGGCCGGACGGGCTGATCCTCCTGTATGACGGCGGGGTGCTCACCGCCGCTGAGATCGCCGCTATCCGGCTTCCCGCCGACGAACTGGCCGCTTGGGCGTTCGTTGACCCGGACGAGGTGCCCGGCCGGGTGCCGGCGCCACTGGGCCGGCAGATCGCCGCCGGCCTGCGGGCCGAGGCCGACGGCACGGTGGCCTACCTGGAGGACGGTTATCTCGCGGGCTGA
- a CDS encoding ABC transporter ATP-binding protein/permease, producing MELFTPTLDWSSEVWTSLVWIAEAWAIAAVCTVVVLVLLGLLTTWGRQFWRITGAYFTGPGSVKVWLWLGALLLSVVAGVRLDVLFSYQGNDMLSSLQVAVQGIAVGNTPVKDSGEHGFWMSLWIFCILAAIHIARLLLDLFLLQRFVLAWRAWLTDRLTGDWLDGKAYYRSRFIDDTIDNPDQRIQSDVDVVTAGYGPLPNLPSNGGTSSTLLFGAISAVTSIVSFTAILWNLSGTLSVFGAEIPRAMFWIGLVYVLIASAIAFWIGKPIIWLAFRNEKFNAAFRYALVRLRDASEAVAFYRGELAERSGLRHLFAPVVANYKRYLNRSIGFNAWNYSISQSIVPLPYLLQAPRLFAAEIRLGDLTQSASAFNGIQNGLSFFRNAYDAFAGYRAAIIRLHGLVVANEEARALPEVTTLPCVDGTVQLKAVEVRTPDGQQLIKPLDMRLDVGDTLVVTGPSGIGKTTLLRSLAELWPFTTGTLIRPGGPNETMFLSQLPYVPLGDLRTVVTYPGEEGTVDDETIRATLHKVALPHLVDRLDEAQDWAKVLSPGEQQRIAFARILLTKPKVVFLDESTSALDENLEFALYRLMRSELPGTIVVSVSHRSTVEQHHTHELELLGEGEWRFGPLGPLGNDKPEPAPA from the coding sequence ATGGAGTTGTTCACCCCGACGCTCGACTGGAGCTCCGAGGTCTGGACATCGCTGGTGTGGATCGCCGAAGCCTGGGCGATCGCCGCGGTGTGCACCGTGGTGGTCCTCGTGCTGCTCGGCCTCCTCACGACATGGGGCAGGCAGTTCTGGCGCATCACCGGCGCGTACTTCACCGGTCCGGGAAGCGTCAAGGTCTGGCTCTGGCTCGGCGCCCTGCTGTTGTCGGTGGTCGCCGGCGTCCGGCTGGACGTGCTGTTCAGCTACCAGGGCAACGACATGCTGTCCAGCCTCCAGGTCGCGGTTCAGGGCATCGCCGTCGGCAACACCCCGGTGAAGGACTCCGGCGAACACGGCTTCTGGATGTCCCTGTGGATCTTCTGCATCCTGGCGGCGATACACATCGCCCGGCTGCTGCTTGATCTGTTCCTGCTCCAGCGGTTCGTGCTGGCCTGGCGCGCCTGGCTCACCGACAGGCTGACCGGCGACTGGCTCGACGGTAAGGCCTACTACCGGTCGCGGTTCATCGACGACACCATCGACAACCCGGACCAGCGCATCCAGTCCGACGTCGACGTGGTCACCGCCGGATACGGACCTCTGCCCAACCTTCCGAGCAACGGGGGGACGTCCAGCACGCTGTTGTTCGGCGCGATCTCCGCGGTCACCTCGATCGTGTCGTTCACGGCGATCCTGTGGAACCTCTCGGGAACGCTTTCCGTGTTCGGGGCGGAGATCCCCAGGGCGATGTTCTGGATCGGGCTGGTCTACGTCCTCATCGCCTCCGCCATCGCGTTCTGGATCGGCAAGCCGATCATCTGGCTGGCCTTCCGGAACGAGAAGTTCAACGCGGCGTTCCGTTACGCCCTGGTGCGCCTGCGCGACGCGTCGGAGGCGGTCGCGTTCTACCGCGGCGAGCTCGCGGAGCGCTCGGGGCTGCGGCACCTGTTCGCCCCCGTCGTCGCCAACTACAAGCGGTACCTGAACAGGAGCATCGGCTTCAACGCCTGGAACTACTCGATCAGCCAGAGCATCGTGCCCCTGCCCTATCTCCTGCAGGCGCCGCGGCTGTTCGCCGCCGAGATCCGCCTCGGCGATCTCACCCAGTCGGCATCGGCGTTCAACGGGATCCAGAACGGCCTCTCGTTCTTCCGGAACGCCTACGACGCCTTCGCCGGGTACCGGGCGGCGATCATCCGGCTTCACGGTCTGGTCGTCGCCAACGAAGAGGCCAGGGCGCTGCCGGAGGTGACGACGCTGCCCTGCGTCGACGGGACGGTTCAGCTCAAGGCCGTCGAGGTCCGCACCCCCGACGGACAGCAGCTGATCAAGCCGCTCGACATGCGGCTCGACGTGGGTGACACGCTGGTCGTCACCGGGCCGTCCGGCATCGGCAAGACCACGCTGCTGCGCAGCCTCGCCGAGTTGTGGCCGTTCACCACCGGCACGCTGATCCGACCGGGCGGACCCAACGAGACGATGTTCCTGTCTCAGCTTCCCTACGTACCGCTGGGCGACCTGCGCACTGTCGTCACCTATCCCGGCGAGGAAGGCACCGTCGATGACGAGACCATACGCGCCACACTGCACAAGGTCGCGCTGCCGCACCTCGTGGACCGGCTCGACGAGGCACAGGACTGGGCCAAGGTGCTTTCCCCGGGCGAGCAGCAGCGGATCGCGTTCGCACGGATTCTGCTGACGAAGCCGAAGGTGGTGTTCCTCGACGAGTCGACCTCGGCGTTGGACGAGAACCTGGAGTTCGCCCTCTATCGACTGATGCGGTCGGAGCTGCCCGGCACCATCGTCGTCAGCGTCAGCCACCGCTCGACGGTCGAGCAGCACCACACTCACGAACTCGAACTGCTCGGCGAAGGCGAATGGCGCTTCGGCCCGCTGGGACCGCTGGGAAACGACAAACCGGAACCCGCTCCGGCGTGA
- a CDS encoding serine hydrolase domain-containing protein: MDRRRFLTLTGTAGLVAAAAPPAQAAAYPSADRGLSAEAHAKLAELAPYGITVLAFTPSGGWVMVTQDGRYFARGIPDACFTELGALVKAGRKINAIAFPPAGGDRWVITTDRGVSARGLPGTCLERVQAYYDAGQQVVDVAFPPAGGDRWVVAAANGFHARGVDDECYQMMRNLTQGGRRLTRVAFPPEGGWAVIAQDEFYVRGIDDACFTQLNLLAAGGWQVHGLAFAPGGGWGLCSRGKAPALPADRVRQFENAVGGSTIWQRMSAYRTPGVAVAVVVGNKIAWSTGYGWLEAGGAAAAHPETAFQAASISKAVTAIGVLRLLRTRGIPLTADVRPHLGWTLPSRSCVSPSAVPTIDRLLTHRAGVIGRGSTSPAGACSGFDASGGGFAGYGPSATVPSLLQVMNGEGNSPKIELTTDPGAQYHYSGAGFVLLQRMVEELTGGPLTDYMRQEVLAPLGMTSSSYALSPAFELASGHTTAGAVIPGGRNRYPESAAAGLYTTVLDLCRLVSYLNQAWTATGDIAGPLDRSSARTLLTEGPQPGMGRGLFVAGSGTRDFSYTHDGSNYGFKSVFKGYPELGAGYAVLANGNNTALVNEVAAAVRSVYGWS; the protein is encoded by the coding sequence GTGGACCGGAGACGTTTTCTCACGCTGACCGGCACCGCCGGTCTGGTGGCCGCCGCCGCGCCGCCCGCGCAGGCGGCGGCCTATCCGTCCGCCGATCGGGGCCTGTCCGCCGAGGCGCACGCGAAGCTGGCCGAGCTGGCGCCGTACGGCATCACGGTGCTCGCCTTCACCCCGTCCGGCGGCTGGGTCATGGTGACGCAGGACGGCCGTTACTTCGCCCGGGGCATCCCCGACGCGTGCTTCACCGAGCTGGGAGCGCTGGTCAAGGCCGGCCGGAAGATCAACGCCATCGCCTTCCCTCCGGCGGGCGGTGACCGCTGGGTGATCACCACGGATCGCGGCGTGTCGGCGCGCGGCCTGCCTGGGACATGCCTGGAGCGCGTCCAGGCCTACTACGACGCCGGACAGCAGGTCGTGGACGTGGCCTTCCCGCCCGCGGGGGGCGACCGCTGGGTGGTCGCCGCCGCGAACGGCTTCCACGCCCGCGGCGTCGACGACGAGTGTTACCAGATGATGCGCAACCTGACCCAGGGCGGGCGCCGCCTGACCCGCGTCGCCTTTCCCCCGGAGGGCGGGTGGGCCGTGATCGCGCAGGACGAGTTCTACGTGCGCGGCATCGACGACGCCTGCTTCACGCAGCTGAACCTCCTGGCCGCCGGCGGCTGGCAGGTCCACGGCCTGGCCTTCGCGCCCGGCGGCGGCTGGGGGCTGTGCTCCCGGGGCAAGGCGCCCGCACTGCCCGCGGACCGGGTGCGGCAGTTCGAGAACGCGGTCGGCGGCTCGACCATCTGGCAGCGGATGAGCGCGTACAGGACACCAGGCGTGGCGGTCGCGGTGGTCGTCGGCAACAAGATCGCCTGGTCCACCGGATACGGGTGGCTGGAGGCGGGCGGCGCCGCCGCCGCGCATCCGGAGACCGCGTTCCAGGCGGCCTCCATCAGCAAGGCCGTGACCGCGATCGGCGTGCTGCGCCTGCTGCGGACGCGCGGGATCCCCCTTACCGCCGACGTCCGCCCGCATCTCGGCTGGACCCTGCCGAGCCGTTCGTGCGTCTCGCCGTCGGCGGTGCCGACCATCGACCGGCTCCTGACGCACCGGGCCGGCGTCATCGGGCGCGGCTCCACCTCGCCCGCCGGGGCCTGCTCCGGCTTCGACGCCTCCGGCGGCGGCTTCGCCGGGTACGGGCCGTCCGCCACCGTGCCGTCGCTGCTGCAGGTCATGAACGGCGAGGGCAACTCCCCGAAGATCGAGCTGACCACCGACCCGGGAGCGCAGTACCACTACTCGGGGGCCGGGTTCGTGCTGCTGCAGCGCATGGTGGAGGAGCTGACCGGCGGGCCGCTGACCGACTACATGCGCCAGGAGGTGCTCGCCCCGCTCGGGATGACGAGCAGTTCGTACGCGCTCTCTCCCGCCTTCGAGCTGGCCTCCGGTCACACCACCGCCGGAGCGGTGATCCCGGGCGGGCGCAACCGGTATCCGGAGTCGGCCGCCGCCGGCCTGTACACGACCGTGCTGGACCTGTGCCGCCTGGTGTCGTACCTCAATCAGGCCTGGACCGCCACCGGGGACATCGCCGGCCCGCTCGACCGGTCGTCCGCGCGCACGCTGCTCACCGAGGGGCCGCAGCCCGGCATGGGGCGCGGGCTGTTCGTCGCAGGCTCCGGCACCCGGGACTTCTCCTACACCCACGACGGCTCCAACTACGGTTTCAAGTCGGTGTTCAAGGGCTACCCGGAGCTGGGCGCGGGTTACGCCGTCCTGGCCAACGGCAACAACACGGCGCTGGTCAACGAGGTCGCGGCGGCCGTCAGGTCCGTCTACGGCTGGTCATAG
- a CDS encoding GNAT family N-acetyltransferase codes for MTNLIEVAAASVLDNPIWHSLTGAHRALALTDGRAARYPADVSPFMALPADATPAEWEQLGRLADGDPVLIMDAPDSAPSSWTLVRHLPLYQMVATDALMARVPREDPAFAIETLGPSATDDMIELARTARPGPFERRTPLLGTYLGVRDKGKLIAMAGERMRPGGWTEVSAVCTDPDHRGRGLARALTERLIDGIVERGERPFLHLVTENENALRLYSAMGFVIRRTAANSTYQPA; via the coding sequence ATGACAAATCTCATCGAGGTCGCGGCCGCCTCCGTGCTGGACAATCCGATCTGGCACTCGCTGACGGGGGCGCATCGTGCCCTGGCGCTCACCGACGGCCGTGCGGCTCGCTATCCGGCGGACGTCTCCCCCTTCATGGCGCTGCCCGCGGACGCGACGCCGGCGGAGTGGGAGCAGCTGGGGCGCCTCGCCGACGGGGATCCGGTGCTGATCATGGACGCGCCCGATTCGGCGCCGTCGTCGTGGACGCTGGTACGGCACCTTCCCCTCTACCAGATGGTCGCCACCGACGCGCTGATGGCGAGGGTGCCGCGCGAAGATCCGGCTTTCGCGATCGAGACGCTCGGACCGTCGGCCACGGACGACATGATCGAGCTCGCCAGGACCGCCCGGCCCGGCCCGTTCGAGAGGCGCACCCCCCTGCTCGGCACCTACTTGGGCGTGCGCGACAAGGGAAAGCTGATCGCGATGGCCGGCGAGAGAATGCGACCCGGGGGATGGACCGAGGTCAGCGCCGTCTGCACCGACCCGGACCATCGCGGCCGGGGGCTGGCCCGTGCGCTCACGGAGCGGCTGATCGACGGCATCGTGGAGCGGGGTGAGCGGCCGTTCCTTCACCTTGTCACGGAGAACGAGAACGCCCTCCGGCTCTACTCGGCGATGGGGTTCGTCATCCGGCGGACAGCGGCCAACAGCACCTATCAGCCGGCCTGA
- a CDS encoding SMI1/KNR4 family protein codes for MTAIDDLIRFVPPPVEPVDAHGDWSAVETTLGLGLPTDFKALIERYGLGQFLDFITPLTPFGARDLLVQHAQRLLDRERSYREQYPDECPYPFYPEPGGLLEWAGTDNGDSLCWLTDGEPDSWKVVVWNPRNVYYDAQDVGAVEFLHGWLSGRITTTILPDEVAASPWFEPFREREHVRIELSDGELPYLERLRILRDALAPTADRGMNDDGDDYRQDHFAATDLGWSLTYETAYGHQILVAFPAEDEARARATLFDAVHRMGCQVLSTTTRLGEPTWS; via the coding sequence ATGACAGCGATTGATGACTTGATCCGCTTTGTGCCGCCGCCCGTGGAACCGGTCGACGCGCACGGCGACTGGAGCGCGGTCGAGACCACTCTCGGGCTTGGGCTGCCCACCGACTTCAAGGCCCTCATCGAACGATACGGGCTCGGCCAGTTTCTTGACTTCATCACGCCGTTGACCCCGTTCGGTGCCCGCGACCTGCTGGTCCAGCACGCACAACGGCTGCTGGACAGAGAGCGGTCCTACCGCGAGCAGTATCCCGACGAATGCCCGTACCCGTTCTATCCGGAACCCGGCGGGCTGCTGGAGTGGGCCGGCACCGACAACGGTGACTCGCTCTGCTGGCTGACCGACGGAGAGCCGGACAGCTGGAAGGTCGTGGTCTGGAACCCGCGCAACGTCTACTACGACGCGCAGGACGTCGGCGCGGTGGAGTTCCTCCACGGCTGGTTGAGTGGACGGATCACCACGACGATATTGCCCGACGAGGTCGCGGCGTCGCCGTGGTTCGAGCCGTTTCGCGAGCGCGAACACGTCCGCATCGAGCTGTCCGACGGCGAGCTGCCTTACCTTGAGCGGCTGCGGATCCTCCGTGACGCGCTCGCGCCCACGGCCGACCGGGGCATGAACGACGACGGGGACGACTACCGGCAAGACCATTTCGCCGCCACGGACCTCGGCTGGTCGCTGACCTACGAGACGGCCTACGGTCACCAGATCCTGGTCGCCTTCCCGGCCGAAGACGAAGCGCGGGCTCGCGCCACACTGTTCGACGCCGTCCACCGCATGGGCTGCCAGGTGCTGTCGACGACGACACGCCTCGGAGAGCCCACCTGGTCCTAG
- a CDS encoding VOC family protein, which yields MLRGLTTVSYYSPDFEATKRWYTELFGIPPYMDTPAYMEWRIGDYQHEFGIVNSAYAGTELAMTADPGTIGQPAGAIAFWHVDDVPATVDRLVAMGAKPHDSPHDRGEGFITASVIDPWGNILGVMYNPHYLEVLA from the coding sequence ATGTTGCGAGGACTCACGACCGTCTCCTACTACTCTCCCGATTTCGAGGCGACCAAGCGCTGGTACACCGAGCTGTTCGGGATCCCGCCCTACATGGACACCCCGGCTTACATGGAGTGGCGCATCGGCGACTACCAGCACGAATTCGGCATCGTCAACAGCGCGTACGCCGGAACCGAGCTGGCCATGACGGCGGATCCCGGCACGATCGGCCAACCCGCGGGCGCCATTGCGTTCTGGCACGTGGACGACGTCCCCGCGACGGTCGACCGACTCGTGGCCATGGGGGCGAAGCCGCACGACTCGCCGCACGATCGCGGTGAGGGCTTCATCACGGCCTCGGTCATCGACCCGTGGGGCAACATCCTGGGTGTGATGTACAACCCCCACTACCTGGAGGTTCTGGCCTGA
- a CDS encoding NAD(P)/FAD-dependent oxidoreductase, with protein sequence MQTVDVLVVGAGLAGLRTARLLARRELNVMVVDRRRSLSRGIRTTGIFVRRTLDDFDVPDHLLGPGVRDVLLYPPSRRAPIRLTSDRDEYRVADMAAVYEHERRAAESAGARVRLGVRYVGASMGCVRFEGAEPVTARFVVGADGARSQVARDLGLDVNRRFLVGAEIVHPVASSATAPAFHCVLDPRVAPGYLGWVIDDGRHAHVGVAGYPDAMRTGVRHLLDAFAADAPGHAAPTGPVERRGGPIPVGGVLRRLVCPAGLLVGDAAGAVSPLTAGGLDPCLRMSELAAAVAAEYLRTGDRRTLSRYDGGALRTRFRGRLLLRRVFAGIRSPVAAEVAVTALRGRAGRAAAARILFGDGSFPDVGSRLADPATDGPGR encoded by the coding sequence ATGCAGACCGTGGATGTACTGGTCGTGGGCGCGGGCCTGGCAGGACTGCGCACAGCCCGCCTGCTCGCGCGACGGGAACTGAACGTGATGGTGGTCGACCGCCGCAGGTCGCTGTCGAGGGGCATCCGCACGACGGGGATCTTCGTGCGGCGCACCCTCGATGACTTCGACGTACCGGATCACCTGCTCGGGCCTGGTGTGCGGGACGTGCTGCTGTATCCGCCGTCGCGGCGGGCGCCGATCCGGCTCACCAGTGACCGGGACGAGTACCGCGTGGCCGACATGGCGGCCGTCTACGAGCACGAGCGCCGCGCGGCGGAGTCAGCCGGGGCACGAGTCCGCCTGGGCGTACGGTATGTCGGCGCGTCGATGGGGTGTGTGCGGTTCGAGGGTGCGGAACCCGTGACGGCCCGGTTCGTCGTCGGCGCGGACGGCGCCCGCTCACAGGTGGCCCGTGATCTCGGCCTTGACGTCAACCGGCGCTTCCTGGTCGGTGCCGAGATCGTCCACCCGGTCGCGTCGAGCGCGACCGCCCCCGCGTTCCACTGCGTGCTGGATCCCCGGGTCGCTCCGGGGTACCTGGGGTGGGTCATCGACGACGGCCGGCACGCGCACGTCGGCGTCGCGGGCTATCCGGACGCGATGCGCACCGGCGTCCGCCACCTGCTGGACGCCTTCGCCGCGGACGCGCCCGGCCATGCGGCGCCGACCGGGCCCGTCGAGCGCCGAGGCGGCCCGATCCCGGTCGGCGGTGTGCTGCGACGGTTGGTGTGCCCCGCCGGACTGCTCGTCGGAGACGCGGCGGGCGCGGTGTCGCCACTGACGGCCGGTGGGCTGGATCCCTGCTTGCGCATGTCCGAACTGGCCGCGGCGGTCGCCGCCGAGTACCTGCGTACCGGAGACCGGCGCACATTGAGCCGGTACGACGGGGGCGCGTTGCGGACCCGGTTCCGAGGCCGGCTGTTGCTGCGCCGCGTGTTCGCCGGGATCCGATCCCCCGTCGCGGCGGAGGTGGCGGTGACCGCGCTCCGTGGTCGTGCCGGTCGTGCTGCGGCGGCGCGAATCCTGTTCGGCGACGGCTCGTTTCCCGACGTCGGCTCACGGCTCGCCGACCCGGCGACCGACGGCCCGGGCCGGTGA